The Bradyrhizobium sp. CCBAU 051011 DNA segment CGAGAGCCTGAACGAATTGTCGGAAGGCTTTGCCACCGCCATCACCGCCGGCCTGATGATGGTCTACGCAGTGCTGGTGCTGCTGTTCGGCACCTTCCTGCAGCCGATCACCATTCTGTTCTCGCTGCCGCTCTCGATCGGCGGCGCGATCGTGGCGTTGCTGCTGACCGGCAAGCAGCTCACGACGCCGGTGTGGATCGGCATCCTGATGCTGATGGGTATCGTCACCAAGAACGCCATTATGCTGGTCGAATTCGCGGTCGAGGCAATCCGCGAGGGCAAGAAGCGCGAAGACGCCATGATCGACGCCGGCATGAAGCGCGCGCGCCCGATTGTGATGACGACGATCGCGATGGCCGCGGGCATGATGCCTTCTGCGCTCGCTTTCGGCGCCGGTGGCGAGTTCCGCTCCCCGATGGCGCTCGCCGTGATCGGCGGCCTGATCTTCTCCACCATCCTGTCGCTGGTGTTCGTGCCGGCGATGTTCATGGTGATGGACGATCTCGGCGCCCTGTGCTGGCGCTTCGGCCAGAAGCTCCTGGTGTCAAGCGGCGAGACGGAGACTGGCGACCACGGATCGGATCACAAGGAGCCACCGGCCAAGGGTCCGCCTTCAGCGCCGCCGGCGATGTGGCCTGCGGCGAAGTAGAAGTGCGGCACCTCAAGCGACCCCGTTAGCGATCGCTTTTCCACGCTCTCCGGAATATGTGCCGGATATCTCTATCGCGTCACGCACGCGATAGAGCCTACTCGTTCCTCGCTACCGCCGTCAGCTTGGTCATGTTCTGCAGCAGGATCCGTCCGCGCTGCAGGTCGAGAATGCCGTCCTTGCGCCAGAGCTGCAATTGACGGTTGACGCTTTCGCGGGCGGCGCCGACGAAGACGCCGAGTTGCTCCTGCGAGATGTGCACTTCGGAGCCGAAATCGGAAGCCAGTGCACAGAGCCGTCGTGCCAAGCGGACCGGCAGCGGTTGCAGCACGGACTCTTCCATCCGTTCGCTCTGCCAGCGGATACGCTGGCACAGCAGCATGATGATCTTGATCGCGACCTTGGGCTCGCGCTCCAGGAAGGCGAGGAAATCCTCGCGCCGCAGCACGAACAGTTCCGACGGCTCGCCGGCGGTAGCGTCCGCGGTACGGCTCTGGCCGTCGAGCACGGCGACCTCGCCAAAGAGATCGCCGGGACCCATGAAATTCAGCGTCAGGCGGCTGCCGTCGGAGGCGCCGGTTTCGATCCGGATCTGGCCGCGGCGGACCCCGTACAGGGCATTGCCGGGATCCCCCTTCTGGAACAACATTTCGCCAACGCCGAGCTGCTGGGTGTGGCAAAGGCCGGAAATGCGCTGCAATTCGTCGGCGCCCAAATCGGCGAACATCGGGTTCATTTTCAAAATGACCGCAAATTCGGCCTGTTTGCTCATTGTATTGCCTTCCAGATCGGCTTTACCGCCCCCGAACGCCGTTAGCAGGTTTCTCCTGCCGGCGAGTGTGTCATAAGTCACATAAGTTTGCAGCACCTGCGGAATATTTTTGGCTGCTTTGGGCGCTATCCCTTCCGGGATAAGCTCGCCTGACCGGGTTGCGACGGCGTGTCGAACCACCGAAATAAGAGCCGTTTGCGCGGTCTGGAATATCGATATGAAAGCACTGAAAATTGCCGGCGCCGCCATTGCCGCCGTGATCGTCGTCATCGCGCTGCTGCTGGTGATCGGCGTCCCCTCCGGCTACCTGACGGCGCAGATACAGGAGCGGGTCGAGCGCGAAACCGGCTACAAGCTCGCCATCAATGGCGGCGCCAAGATCGGCCTGTGGCCGCAGCTCAACATTCGGCTGAACGATGTCACGCTGGAGAATCCCAGGGATCGCGACATCAATCGCCGTTTCACGGCCGCGAGCATTGAGGCGGACGTGACGCTTGCGAGCCTGTGGGCCGGCAAGCCGCAGATCACCGACCTCGTCATCATCCGCCCCGTGGTGAATCTGCCGCTGCAACGCGAGCGCGCGAGGGACACTACTCCTGCCACGAAGCCCGCGAGCGGCAAGTCCGCTGATGCCTTTTCGATCGAGCATGTCAGCATCACTGGCGGCACCATCGTGCTCTCCAATGTGCGCGACCGCGTCGAGAGAAGGATCGAGACCGTCAACGCCGACATCACTGTCGACGCCGACCGCAAGGTCGTGCTGACCGGCAGCGGGCGCAGCAGTGGCTCTCCGCTGAAATTCGAGGTCAAGGCGGCGCTGCCCGCAGCACCGGTCGAGCGGCAGAACATCCCGGCCGAGATCAAGATCGACGCGCCCGGCCTGCTGACCGCGCAGCTCACGGCCAAGGCCGAAGCCCGGCTCAACGGCTCGGTCGTGATGATCAACAGCGTCACCGGCGCGCTTGGTGACGGCGCATTCAACGGCTGGGCCTCGGTCGATCTGTCGAGCAAGCCGCTGGTAAAACTCGATCTCGATTTCCAGCGGCTCACGGTCGAGATGTCGCGCAGCACCGATTCCTCGGCGCAGCCCTGGAGCAATGCGACGATCGACGTCAACGGCCTCAATTACGTCGACCTGCAGGCGCGCATTTCCGCGGCCGAACTCAAGATCGGCGACGCCCGCTTCACCCCCGCCGCGATCGACGCCAACCTTACAAGCGGTGTCCTGAAGGCGCAGGTTTCCAATCTCGGCGCCTACGAGGGCAACGCCAGCGGCGACCTGACCGCCGACGTCTCCACCGCCACTCCCACCTATGCGATGCGGGCCGATCTCACCGGCGTGCGCGCGCTGCCGCTGCTGAGCGGCCTTGCCGATTTCGACAAGCTCGACGGCAAGATGCAGGCGAAGATCAGCGTGCGCTCCTCCGGCATCAGCCAGCGCGCGATCATGTCGAACATGGCCGGCACCGCCTTCGTCGTGTTCCAGGACGGCGCGATCAAGGGGCTCAATGTCGCGCAGATGATCCGCTCGCTGACGGCGAGTACGCTGTCGGGCTGGCAGGAGAGCGCGGAAAAGGCGACGGATCTGTCGCAATTGTCGGCGTCGTTCAGGATCGACAAGGGCCAGGCGCAGACCACCGATCTCAACCTCGTCGGGCCGCTGGTGAAGATGACCGGCGTCGGCACCATCGATCTCGGCACCAAGCAGATCGGTTTTCGCGTCGAGCCAAAACTCGTGATGACCACCGAAGGCCAGGGCCGCGCCGGCGATCCGGTCGGGTTCGGCATTCCCGTGATGATCGAGGGCCCGTGGGGGAGCCCACGGATCTATCCGGAGATGCAGGGCATCCTCGACAATCCGGAAGCGGGCTATGCCAAGCTGAAAGAAATGGGCAAGGGCCTGTTCGGGCCCAATGGCGCCGGGCTTGGTGCTGCGATCGGCAACCTGCTCGGCGGACAGCCGGGAACGGCCGGCGGACAGGGCAATGCATCCGGCACCGGCCAGGCCGGCAAGCCGAACGAGCCGCTCGGCGGCCAGCTCGGCGAGACCATCGGCAATCTGATTCAGCAGGGCTTGAGCGGATTAGGACAAGGCCAGGGCGGCGCGCGGCCGGGCGGTCAACGCAGCCTGACGCCGACCTCGCCAGCCGAGGCGCCAACCCAGGCTGCGCCACCCCAAGCCGCACCGGCCGAGCCCGCCGCTCCCACGCCGCCCGGCGATACGACCGCGCAGCAGGACAGCCAGCCGATGAACGAGGTGTTACGGCAATTGTTCAATCGGTGAGTGCGGCGCTCCCTCGCCCCGCGCCCGGCCGCGACGACGAATCCCACGATTTTCTGCCTGGAATCGTGGCTAACCATGCTGGCGGACGGACCGCCGGTCCTGTCAATTCGTGCTAAACAGGCCCTCATCCGGGGCGCCAATTGTGGCATGCCCCACAAGCGACGAACGGATGCGCGCGCTATTCTGGGCGTGGCGCACGAGGGTCCGGATGAGCGAGGGCAAGGACAGGGTCTGGTTTCTGCGCGAGGGGCTGTTCGCCAAATACGTCGTCGCGCTGGTCGGGCTCGTCGTGTTCGTGCTGGCCGTCAACGGCGCGATGGAAATCTGGATCACCTATCGCGGCATCAAGAGCTCGCTCCACGACGGCATGTCGGACAAGGCGGAGGCGACCGCCAAGCGCATCCAGCAGTCGCTCTCCGACCTCGAACGGCAGATTTCCTGGGTGACGCGCGCCAGCGCCACCAAGGACAGCGAAGCCGCAACGCTGGAGCTCCGCCGCGCCGACTACGCCCAATTGCTGCGTCAGGTTTCTCAGGTCAGCCAGCTCTCGCTGCTGAATGCCCAGGGCCGCGAACAGCTTCGCATGACGCGCCAGATCGTCACGCCCGGCAGCAACGCGGACTTCTCCCGGGACGTCAGGTTGACCGAGACCGCCGCACGCGGCACCAGTTTTGCCCCGGCCTACTTCCGCGGCGAGCGGCCATTCATGTCGATCGTGCTGTCGCATGCCGATGGCGCCGTCACGGTGGCCGAAATCGATCTTGATTTCCTCTCTGAATTTCTGATCGACGCCCAGATCGGCAGGGTGGCGTACGCCTATGTCACGGACGCCAGGGGCGACGTGCTGGCCACTTCCTCGAACGGGCCCGAGGTCGGCAAGAATTTGTCGAAGCTGCCGCAGGTCTTGGCCGTCAGCAAGCCCGGCGGCGTCGCGCCCGCGTCAGGCACCGATGTCAGGGGCGACGCCGTGCTGACGACATCGAGCGTGGTGCCGAAACTCGGCTGGCGCGTATTCTTCGAGCAGCCGACGGCGCAGGCGCTGACACCGATCCGCGACCAGCTGGTGCGGATCGCGCTTCTGATCGGGCTCGGCCTCGTGGTCGCGATCATCGCCGGCACCATCATGGCGCGGCGCATGCTGGTGCCGATCACGGCGCTGCAGGCCGGCGCGCGGCGGCTCGGCGCCGGCGATTTCGGCCACCGCATCGAGGTGAAGACGGCGGACGAGCTGGAGGAGCTCGCCAACCAGTTCAACGGCATGGCCGGGCAGCTCGCCGAGACCTATTCGAACCTCGAATCCAAGGTCAAGGAGCGGACGCGGGACCTGGCGCAATCGATCAACGAGCTCAAGGTGCTCGAGGAGGTCGGCCGCGCGGTCGCCTCCTCGCTCGACCTCAACGCCGTGCTGCCGACGGTCGCCGCGCGCGCGCTCGAAATCACCCATGCCGACGCCGTGCTGATTTATGGCTATGACGCCGGCAATCATCAGTTCAACCTGACGGAGGCGATCGGCATCGACAAGGACGCCGAGGGCCGCCACCGCGCCATCGACGCTGACCACTCGCCGCTCGGCGAAGCCGCGACCAGCGGCGAGCCGATCGCGATCCCGCAGCTCAGCGCGATATCCGAACATCCCTTGCGCGATGTCGCTGTTGAGGCCGGCTTCCACTCGGTGCTGGTGGTGCCGCTGGTGGACCAGACCGGCATTCTGGGATCGCTGGTGGTGCTGCGGCGGAACGAGGGCGAATTCTCCGCCAATTTGATCGGCCTGATGAAGACCTTCGCGCACCAGGCGGTGCTGGCGATGCGCAATGCACGGCTGTTCACCGAAGTGGACCACAAGAGCCGCGAGCTGCAGGACGCCAACGACATCGTGCGCCAGCAGGCCGGCAAGCTGCAGGAGCAGACCGACCAGCTCCGCGACTGGAACAGATCGCTGGAGGAGCGGGTGGAGACGCAGCTCGGCGAGATCGAGCGCATCCGGCGGCTGGAGCGTTTCCTGGCGCCGCAGGTGGCGCAACTGATCGCCTCCTCCGATGGCCATGCGGGCCTGCTCGACAGCCACCGCCGCGAGGTGACGGTCGTGTTCTGCGACCTGCGCGGCTTTACGGCATTCACCGAGACCACCGAGCCGGAAGAGGCGATGAACGTGCTGCGCGAATATCACGCAGCGCTCGGCGAGCTGATCTTCAAGTACGAGGGCACGCTCGACCGTTATGCCGGCGACGGCGTGATGATCCTGTTCAACGCGCCGATCCAGTTCGACGATCACACCGCGCGCGCGGTGCGGATGGCGGTGGAAATGCGCGACACGGTCGGCGGCCTGACCGAGAAGTGGCGCAACCGTGGCCACAATCTCGGCTTCGGCATCGGCATCGCGCTCGGCTACGCCACGCTCGGCCAGATCGGTTTCGAGCAGCGGCTTGAATATGCAGCAATCGGCAGCGTCACCAATCTGGCGTCGCGCCTGTGCGACGAGGCCAAGGCCAACCAGATCGTGGTGAGCCGTCGCGTCTACGGCATGGTGGAGCAGTGGGTCGAGGGCCGGCCGATCGATGATCTGAACCTGAAGGGATTCAA contains these protein-coding regions:
- a CDS encoding Crp/Fnr family transcriptional regulator gives rise to the protein MSKQAEFAVILKMNPMFADLGADELQRISGLCHTQQLGVGEMLFQKGDPGNALYGVRRGQIRIETGASDGSRLTLNFMGPGDLFGEVAVLDGQSRTADATAGEPSELFVLRREDFLAFLEREPKVAIKIIMLLCQRIRWQSERMEESVLQPLPVRLARRLCALASDFGSEVHISQEQLGVFVGAARESVNRQLQLWRKDGILDLQRGRILLQNMTKLTAVARNE
- a CDS encoding AsmA family protein, whose product is MKALKIAGAAIAAVIVVIALLLVIGVPSGYLTAQIQERVERETGYKLAINGGAKIGLWPQLNIRLNDVTLENPRDRDINRRFTAASIEADVTLASLWAGKPQITDLVIIRPVVNLPLQRERARDTTPATKPASGKSADAFSIEHVSITGGTIVLSNVRDRVERRIETVNADITVDADRKVVLTGSGRSSGSPLKFEVKAALPAAPVERQNIPAEIKIDAPGLLTAQLTAKAEARLNGSVVMINSVTGALGDGAFNGWASVDLSSKPLVKLDLDFQRLTVEMSRSTDSSAQPWSNATIDVNGLNYVDLQARISAAELKIGDARFTPAAIDANLTSGVLKAQVSNLGAYEGNASGDLTADVSTATPTYAMRADLTGVRALPLLSGLADFDKLDGKMQAKISVRSSGISQRAIMSNMAGTAFVVFQDGAIKGLNVAQMIRSLTASTLSGWQESAEKATDLSQLSASFRIDKGQAQTTDLNLVGPLVKMTGVGTIDLGTKQIGFRVEPKLVMTTEGQGRAGDPVGFGIPVMIEGPWGSPRIYPEMQGILDNPEAGYAKLKEMGKGLFGPNGAGLGAAIGNLLGGQPGTAGGQGNASGTGQAGKPNEPLGGQLGETIGNLIQQGLSGLGQGQGGARPGGQRSLTPTSPAEAPTQAAPPQAAPAEPAAPTPPGDTTAQQDSQPMNEVLRQLFNR
- a CDS encoding adenylate/guanylate cyclase domain-containing protein, whose amino-acid sequence is MSEGKDRVWFLREGLFAKYVVALVGLVVFVLAVNGAMEIWITYRGIKSSLHDGMSDKAEATAKRIQQSLSDLERQISWVTRASATKDSEAATLELRRADYAQLLRQVSQVSQLSLLNAQGREQLRMTRQIVTPGSNADFSRDVRLTETAARGTSFAPAYFRGERPFMSIVLSHADGAVTVAEIDLDFLSEFLIDAQIGRVAYAYVTDARGDVLATSSNGPEVGKNLSKLPQVLAVSKPGGVAPASGTDVRGDAVLTTSSVVPKLGWRVFFEQPTAQALTPIRDQLVRIALLIGLGLVVAIIAGTIMARRMLVPITALQAGARRLGAGDFGHRIEVKTADELEELANQFNGMAGQLAETYSNLESKVKERTRDLAQSINELKVLEEVGRAVASSLDLNAVLPTVAARALEITHADAVLIYGYDAGNHQFNLTEAIGIDKDAEGRHRAIDADHSPLGEAATSGEPIAIPQLSAISEHPLRDVAVEAGFHSVLVVPLVDQTGILGSLVVLRRNEGEFSANLIGLMKTFAHQAVLAMRNARLFTEVDHKSRELQDANDIVRQQAGKLQEQTDQLRDWNRSLEERVETQLGEIERIRRLERFLAPQVAQLIASSDGHAGLLDSHRREVTVVFCDLRGFTAFTETTEPEEAMNVLREYHAALGELIFKYEGTLDRYAGDGVMILFNAPIQFDDHTARAVRMAVEMRDTVGGLTEKWRNRGHNLGFGIGIALGYATLGQIGFEQRLEYAAIGSVTNLASRLCDEAKANQIVVSRRVYGMVEQWVEGRPIDDLNLKGFNHPILAAEIVSWREAVDNVVDAAAARRKKMQ